The Myxococcota bacterium genome has a segment encoding these proteins:
- a CDS encoding MMPL family transporter has product MTAGADDEQTSRLGRAIARWVDAAGRSRRLVLALVGAAVAASLVVCASGRLRIDTDTIRLFPERLPARVHHERFARLFPDLENALFVVVDAPNAALAREVARELAASLRADAAHFTDAYVPGADPFFERHALLYRTVDELDVFADRMARLQPVVAELAASPTLATLSRLIERGLAELDAAGVDARQWTAVLDRVGDATVDVFAEHPVALSWEDVLLEGASIDLATRQVVVAQPVLDFAALLPAAAPLAAVRDRARDVPAPTRVRVTGNPALAHEETLGLLVDLGVASVACFAVVAVLLRLALGSARLVVAACATLAAGLAIAGALAALTVGRLNVISLSAGVLFLGLGVDYAIHLGTRYAHFRREGLEHAPAMRASAADTGPALVLCGVTTSIGFFAFLPTDYRGVAEFGWITGVGLLVLLFLTLTLLPALLAGPLAIARFGPGPGGAVEQAALALGRAIERRRAAVLAVAVAVGAAGLALAPRARFEPNIVAMRDPSTESVQAFEDLLADADGASPWLVNSIAPDEAAARALAERLRARPEVARVVGLHDWVPDDQDEKLAILDDLSLLFDVPPVRARAPRAPVAPEAEVAALRALRDALARSELGAARGADAARGLEASVSRLRHLLDDFLARAAASDDPAPALRELERLLLSSLPAHVERLRASLAVGPVEEAQLPPRLVRRMRADDGELRLQTFPREDLSDSDAMARFVDAVRAVDPSATGVAVNLVAFGRTTQLAFAEAVAAAVVAIALVLGLVWRRAGDVALVLAPLALAALATAAAMVALDVPFSFFNVVVIPLMLGAGVDAGVHVVERARSVAPGELLATTTARAVLYSTATTLVSFGTLALSSHRGLAGLGALLAAGMALTLAANLVVLPALLAVRARRRARTRTRAGEPDPTSPSRARR; this is encoded by the coding sequence GTGACGGCGGGAGCCGACGACGAGCAGACGAGCCGCCTCGGCCGCGCGATCGCGCGCTGGGTCGATGCGGCCGGGCGCTCGCGGCGCCTCGTGCTCGCGCTCGTCGGCGCGGCGGTCGCCGCTTCGCTCGTCGTGTGCGCGAGCGGGCGCCTGCGGATCGACACCGACACGATCCGCCTCTTCCCCGAGCGCCTCCCCGCGCGCGTCCACCACGAGCGCTTCGCGCGGCTCTTCCCCGACCTCGAGAACGCGCTCTTCGTCGTCGTCGACGCACCGAACGCCGCGCTCGCGCGCGAGGTCGCGCGCGAGCTCGCCGCGAGCCTGCGCGCCGACGCAGCGCACTTCACCGACGCCTACGTGCCGGGCGCGGACCCGTTCTTCGAGCGCCACGCGCTCCTCTACCGCACGGTCGACGAGCTCGACGTGTTCGCGGACCGCATGGCCCGGCTCCAGCCCGTCGTGGCCGAGCTCGCCGCGTCGCCGACGCTCGCGACGCTGTCGCGCCTCATCGAGCGGGGCCTCGCCGAGCTCGACGCGGCGGGCGTCGACGCGCGCCAGTGGACCGCCGTGCTCGACCGCGTCGGCGATGCCACCGTCGACGTCTTCGCCGAGCACCCCGTCGCGCTGTCGTGGGAGGACGTGCTGCTCGAGGGCGCCTCGATCGACCTCGCGACGCGCCAGGTCGTCGTCGCGCAGCCGGTGCTCGACTTCGCCGCGCTCCTCCCCGCCGCCGCGCCGCTCGCGGCCGTGCGCGATCGCGCGCGCGACGTCCCGGCACCGACGCGCGTGCGCGTGACGGGGAACCCGGCGCTCGCGCACGAGGAGACGCTCGGGCTGCTCGTCGACCTCGGGGTCGCGAGCGTGGCGTGCTTCGCGGTGGTCGCCGTGCTGCTGCGGCTCGCGCTCGGGTCGGCGCGCCTCGTCGTCGCCGCGTGCGCGACGCTCGCGGCGGGGCTCGCGATCGCCGGCGCGCTCGCCGCGCTCACGGTCGGGCGCCTCAACGTCATCTCGCTGAGCGCGGGCGTGCTCTTCCTCGGGCTCGGTGTCGACTACGCGATCCACCTCGGCACGCGCTACGCGCACTTCCGGCGCGAGGGGCTCGAGCACGCGCCCGCGATGCGCGCGAGCGCGGCCGACACCGGCCCCGCGCTCGTGCTGTGCGGAGTGACGACGTCGATCGGCTTCTTCGCGTTCCTGCCGACGGACTACCGCGGCGTCGCCGAGTTCGGCTGGATCACGGGCGTCGGGCTGCTCGTGCTGCTCTTCCTCACGCTGACGCTCCTGCCCGCGCTGCTCGCGGGGCCGCTCGCGATCGCGCGCTTCGGTCCCGGGCCGGGCGGTGCGGTCGAGCAGGCGGCGCTCGCGCTCGGCCGCGCGATCGAGCGGCGCCGCGCGGCGGTGCTCGCCGTCGCCGTCGCCGTCGGCGCCGCCGGTCTCGCGCTCGCGCCGCGCGCGCGCTTCGAGCCCAACATCGTCGCGATGCGCGATCCCTCGACGGAGTCGGTGCAGGCGTTCGAGGACCTGCTCGCCGACGCGGACGGCGCGTCGCCGTGGCTCGTCAACTCGATCGCGCCGGACGAGGCGGCGGCGCGCGCGCTCGCGGAGCGCCTGCGCGCGCGGCCGGAGGTCGCGCGCGTCGTCGGGCTCCACGACTGGGTTCCGGACGACCAGGACGAGAAGCTCGCGATCCTCGACGACCTCTCGCTCCTGTTCGACGTGCCGCCGGTGCGCGCGCGCGCGCCGCGCGCGCCCGTCGCGCCCGAGGCGGAGGTCGCTGCGCTGCGCGCGCTCCGCGATGCGCTCGCGCGCAGCGAGCTCGGCGCCGCGCGCGGCGCGGACGCGGCGCGCGGCCTCGAGGCGAGCGTCTCGCGGCTGCGGCACCTGCTCGACGACTTCCTCGCGCGCGCGGCGGCGAGCGACGACCCGGCCCCCGCGCTGCGCGAGCTCGAGCGCCTGCTGCTGTCGTCGCTGCCCGCGCACGTCGAGCGGCTGCGCGCGAGCCTGGCCGTCGGCCCCGTCGAGGAGGCGCAGCTCCCGCCGCGCCTCGTGCGCCGCATGCGCGCGGACGACGGCGAGCTGCGCCTGCAGACGTTCCCGCGCGAGGACCTCTCGGACTCCGACGCGATGGCGCGCTTCGTCGACGCGGTGCGCGCGGTCGACCCCTCCGCGACCGGCGTGGCCGTCAATCTCGTCGCGTTCGGGCGCACGACGCAGCTCGCGTTCGCCGAAGCCGTCGCCGCGGCGGTCGTCGCGATCGCGCTCGTGCTCGGGCTCGTCTGGCGGCGCGCCGGCGACGTCGCGCTCGTGCTCGCGCCGCTCGCGCTCGCCGCACTCGCGACGGCGGCGGCGATGGTCGCGCTCGACGTCCCGTTCAGCTTCTTCAACGTCGTCGTGATCCCGCTGATGCTCGGGGCGGGCGTCGACGCGGGCGTGCACGTCGTCGAGCGCGCGCGCAGCGTCGCGCCCGGGGAGCTGCTCGCGACGACGACCGCGCGCGCCGTGCTCTACAGCACGGCGACCACGCTCGTGAGCTTCGGGACGCTCGCGCTCTCGTCGCACCGCGGGCTCGCGGGCCTCGGCGCGCTGCTCGCGGCGGGCATGGCGCTCACGCTCGCGGCCAACCTCGTCGTGCTGCCGGCGCTCCTCGCCGTGCGCGCGCGAC
- the lexA gene encoding transcriptional repressor LexA, with amino-acid sequence MALTRRQREIYEFVRGFVREHGYSPSLEEIGSHFGLRSVATVHKHVQHLVEKGLLQKAWNRSRSVEPVGADTVADGGVADLPLLGVVAAGRPIEAIEGDDRVAVPADMAGRPGERFVLRVRGDSMIEDMIADGDLVVVESRSEARNGETVVALVGGSEATLKRFYRRGDRVRLVPANADMAPIEVAAADVEIRGVLRGLLRSY; translated from the coding sequence ATGGCCCTCACGCGCCGCCAGCGCGAGATCTACGAGTTCGTGCGCGGGTTCGTGCGCGAGCACGGCTACTCGCCGAGCCTCGAGGAGATCGGCTCGCACTTCGGGCTCCGCTCCGTCGCCACCGTCCACAAGCACGTGCAGCACCTCGTCGAGAAGGGCCTGCTCCAGAAGGCGTGGAACCGGTCGCGCTCGGTCGAGCCCGTGGGCGCCGACACGGTGGCCGACGGCGGGGTGGCCGACCTCCCGCTCCTCGGCGTCGTCGCCGCGGGGCGCCCGATCGAGGCGATCGAGGGCGACGACCGGGTGGCCGTGCCGGCCGACATGGCGGGCCGCCCGGGCGAGCGCTTCGTGCTGCGCGTGCGGGGCGACTCGATGATCGAGGACATGATCGCCGACGGCGATCTGGTCGTGGTCGAGAGCCGCAGCGAGGCGCGCAACGGCGAGACGGTCGTGGCGCTCGTGGGCGGGAGCGAGGCGACGCTCAAGCGCTTCTACCGCCGCGGGGATCGCGTCCGCCTCGTGCCGGCGAACGCCGACATGGCCCCGATCGAGGTCGCCGCCGCCGACGTCGAGATCCGCGGCGTCCTGCGCGGCCTGCTGCGCAGCTACTGA
- the groL gene encoding chaperonin GroEL (60 kDa chaperone family; promotes refolding of misfolded polypeptides especially under stressful conditions; forms two stacked rings of heptamers to form a barrel-shaped 14mer; ends can be capped by GroES; misfolded proteins enter the barrel where they are refolded when GroES binds) yields MAKEIKFDQDARAKILRGVDALANAVRVTLGPKGRNVIIEKSFGSPTVTKDGVTVAKEIELEDKFENMGAQMVKEVASKTSDVAGDGTTTATVLAQAIYAEGSKLVVAGMNPMDLKRGIDKAVDALIGELGKLSKPTRDSNEIAQVGTISANSDETIGKILADAMEKVGREGVITVEEGKSLETELDVVEGMQFDRGYLSPYFVTDPEAMEAHLEEPLILLHEKKISNMKDLLPLLEQVARQGRPLLIVAEDIEGEALATLVVNKIRGTLQVAAVKAPGFGDRRKAMLQDMAVLSGGQVIAEELGLKLENVTLKDLGKAKRIQIDKDNTTIIDGAGSKKDIEGRCQEIRNQIETTTSDYDREKLQERLAKLVGGVAVVKVGAATETEMKEKKARVEDALHATRAAVEEGIVPGGGVALLRAQKALDGIKTENEDQEAGVNIVRRAIESPLRRIAENAGIEGSLVVDKVKGQKGAWGFNARTEEYCDLLKAGVIDPTKVVRTALQNAASVASMLLTTEAMIAEKPEPKGGHGMPDMGGMGGMPPM; encoded by the coding sequence ATGGCCAAGGAAATCAAGTTCGACCAGGACGCCCGCGCGAAGATCCTGCGCGGCGTCGACGCGCTCGCGAACGCGGTGCGCGTCACCCTCGGTCCGAAGGGCCGCAACGTCATCATCGAGAAGAGCTTCGGCTCGCCGACGGTCACCAAGGACGGCGTCACCGTCGCCAAGGAGATCGAGCTCGAGGACAAGTTCGAGAACATGGGCGCCCAGATGGTGAAGGAGGTCGCGAGCAAGACCTCCGACGTCGCGGGCGACGGCACGACGACGGCCACGGTGCTCGCGCAGGCGATCTACGCCGAGGGCAGCAAGCTCGTCGTCGCGGGCATGAACCCGATGGACCTCAAGCGCGGCATCGACAAGGCGGTCGACGCCCTCATCGGCGAGCTCGGCAAGCTCTCGAAGCCCACGCGCGACTCGAACGAGATCGCGCAGGTCGGCACCATCTCCGCCAACAGCGACGAGACGATCGGCAAGATCCTCGCGGACGCGATGGAGAAGGTCGGCCGCGAGGGCGTCATCACGGTCGAGGAGGGCAAGAGCCTCGAGACCGAGCTCGACGTCGTCGAGGGCATGCAGTTCGACCGCGGCTACCTGTCGCCCTACTTCGTGACCGACCCCGAGGCGATGGAGGCCCACCTCGAGGAGCCGCTGATCCTCCTGCACGAGAAGAAGATCAGCAACATGAAGGACCTGCTGCCCCTGCTCGAGCAGGTGGCGCGCCAGGGCCGGCCGCTCCTCATCGTCGCCGAGGACATCGAGGGCGAGGCGCTCGCGACGCTCGTCGTCAACAAGATCCGCGGCACGCTCCAGGTCGCCGCGGTGAAGGCGCCGGGCTTCGGCGATCGCCGCAAGGCGATGCTCCAGGACATGGCGGTCCTCTCGGGCGGCCAGGTCATCGCCGAGGAGCTCGGCCTCAAGCTCGAGAACGTGACGCTGAAGGATCTCGGCAAGGCCAAGCGGATCCAGATCGACAAGGACAACACGACGATCATCGACGGCGCCGGCTCGAAGAAGGACATCGAGGGCCGCTGCCAGGAGATCCGCAACCAGATCGAGACCACGACCTCCGACTACGACCGCGAGAAGCTCCAGGAGCGCCTCGCCAAGCTGGTCGGCGGCGTCGCCGTGGTGAAGGTCGGTGCGGCCACCGAGACCGAGATGAAGGAGAAGAAGGCGCGCGTCGAGGACGCGCTCCACGCCACGCGAGCGGCCGTCGAGGAGGGCATCGTCCCCGGCGGCGGCGTCGCGCTCCTTCGCGCGCAGAAGGCGCTCGACGGCATCAAGACCGAGAACGAGGACCAGGAGGCGGGCGTCAACATCGTGCGCCGCGCGATCGAGTCCCCGCTCCGCCGCATCGCGGAGAACGCGGGCATCGAGGGCTCCCTGGTCGTCGACAAGGTCAAGGGGCAGAAGGGCGCGTGGGGCTTCAACGCGCGCACCGAGGAGTACTGCGACCTCCTCAAGGCCGGCGTCATCGACCCGACCAAGGTGGTGCGCACGGCGCTCCAGAACGCCGCGTCGGTGGCGTCGATGCTGCTGACGACCGAGGCCATGATCGCCGAGAAGCCCGAGCCGAAGGGCGGACACGGCATGCCCGACATGGGCGGCATGGGCGGCATGCCGCCGATGTAG
- the folE gene encoding GTP cyclohydrolase I FolE → MSEPSAPDPIESHVESILKELGEDPARDGLLKTPSRVAKAYRFLTNGYAGDPVEILNNALFDVDYDEMVMVRDIEFYSLCEHHMVPFFGHVHVGYIPNGKVVGLSKIPRLVEMFSRRLQVQERLTMQVAQTLEDVLRPKGVAVVVESKHLCMVMRGVQKQSSYAITSSMRGEFQTDPKTRAEFMNLIGHRKDAYA, encoded by the coding sequence ATGAGCGAGCCGTCCGCGCCGGACCCGATCGAGTCCCACGTCGAATCCATCCTGAAGGAGCTCGGGGAGGACCCCGCGCGCGACGGCCTGCTGAAGACGCCGAGCCGCGTCGCGAAGGCCTACCGCTTCCTGACGAACGGCTACGCGGGCGACCCCGTCGAGATCCTGAACAACGCGCTCTTCGACGTCGACTACGACGAGATGGTGATGGTGCGCGACATCGAGTTCTACAGCCTGTGCGAGCACCACATGGTTCCGTTCTTCGGGCACGTGCACGTCGGCTACATCCCGAACGGCAAGGTCGTCGGCCTCTCGAAGATCCCGCGCCTCGTCGAGATGTTCTCGCGGCGCCTCCAGGTGCAGGAGCGGCTCACGATGCAGGTGGCGCAGACGCTCGAGGACGTGCTGCGGCCGAAGGGCGTCGCGGTCGTCGTCGAGAGCAAGCACCTGTGCATGGTGATGCGCGGCGTGCAGAAGCAGAGCAGCTACGCCATCACGAGCTCGATGCGCGGCGAGTTCCAGACCGATCCGAAGACGCGCGCCGAGTTCATGAACCTGATCGGCCACCGCAAGGACGCCTACGCCTAG
- a CDS encoding MBL fold metallo-hydrolase → MARAVAIAAGLALLAVAALLGEAHWEIRRVAPALPAPAAILAVDGGDAGPVRVRYANTATQAGLVPGVVGTFGGFVLEWPDGRLFAIDAGMTPEGAIAFGRLTRLAMGAAAMEPHGELAALLGDDAARVAGVAFTHLHQDHTGGLPGLCAGRAAPLRVFQTADQAERGNYGTAPGRADLERAGCVERVRLRTDAAPLAPVDGFPGLAAFAVAGHTPGSTAFVANVAGVRWIFAGDVANDRASLVGDVPKPLWYSLLITPEDRTRLGALRRFLGALDARSDVVVVVAHDLGAIRAAGIEEIPPAG, encoded by the coding sequence GTGGCGCGCGCGGTGGCGATCGCGGCCGGGCTCGCGCTGCTCGCGGTCGCCGCGCTGCTCGGCGAGGCGCACTGGGAGATCCGCCGCGTCGCGCCCGCGCTGCCCGCGCCGGCGGCGATCCTCGCGGTCGACGGCGGCGACGCCGGCCCCGTCCGCGTCCGCTACGCGAACACCGCGACGCAGGCCGGCCTCGTGCCCGGCGTCGTCGGGACCTTCGGCGGCTTCGTGCTCGAGTGGCCCGACGGTCGGCTGTTCGCGATCGACGCGGGCATGACGCCCGAGGGCGCGATCGCGTTCGGGCGACTCACGCGGCTCGCGATGGGCGCGGCCGCGATGGAGCCCCACGGCGAGCTCGCCGCGCTCCTCGGCGACGACGCGGCGCGCGTCGCGGGCGTCGCGTTCACGCACCTCCACCAGGACCACACGGGCGGCCTGCCCGGGCTCTGCGCCGGTCGCGCCGCGCCGCTGCGCGTCTTCCAGACCGCCGACCAGGCCGAGCGCGGGAACTACGGAACGGCACCCGGGCGCGCCGACCTCGAGCGCGCCGGCTGCGTCGAGCGCGTGCGCCTGCGCACCGACGCCGCTCCGCTCGCGCCGGTCGACGGCTTCCCGGGGCTCGCCGCGTTCGCCGTCGCCGGGCACACGCCGGGGAGCACGGCCTTCGTCGCGAACGTCGCGGGCGTGCGCTGGATCTTCGCGGGCGACGTCGCGAACGACCGCGCGAGCCTGGTGGGCGACGTCCCGAAGCCGCTCTGGTACAGCCTGCTGATCACGCCCGAGGATCGCACCCGGCTCGGCGCGCTCCGCCGCTTCCTCGGCGCGCTCGACGCGCGCAGCGACGTGGTCGTCGTCGTCGCGCACGACCTCGGAGCGATCCGTGCGGCCGGCATCGAGGAGATCCCTCCCGCCGGGTAG
- the groES gene encoding co-chaperone GroES produces MKIRPLHDRILVKRVEEEAKTSGGIIIPDSAKEKPQEGKVVAVGGGKIGEDGKVTPLDVKKGDKILFSKYSGTEVNLDGVEHLIMREDDVLAVIE; encoded by the coding sequence ATGAAGATCCGTCCGCTCCACGATCGCATCCTCGTGAAGCGCGTCGAGGAAGAGGCGAAGACGTCGGGGGGCATCATCATCCCCGACTCGGCCAAGGAGAAGCCCCAGGAGGGCAAGGTCGTCGCCGTCGGCGGCGGCAAGATCGGCGAGGACGGCAAGGTCACGCCGCTCGACGTCAAGAAGGGCGACAAGATCCTGTTCAGCAAGTACTCGGGCACCGAGGTCAACCTCGACGGCGTCGAGCACCTGATCATGCGCGAGGACGATGTCCTCGCCGTCATCGAGTAG